One region of Pyramidobacter sp. YE332 genomic DNA includes:
- a CDS encoding radical SAM protein, whose amino-acid sequence MRTYLVFTNFDCNLRCSYCYQCKKWNDVFDPERACRYVSSRLHEDNPRDEDILVYCIGGEALLYPEKLDELFTRLTPVIEEFHCRPQFKIQTNGTLVSGERQKALIEKYRGNIRFGFSIDGCKARHDKNRCGSFDAAVAGLRTAQTLLPKERFSVKATFTPEDIPDYAENVVFLLGLGVETVVSNFTVQDPIPMELAPTLAEQMCLVVDWMEAHPECAIWQELLPPPDRVAHGCGIGETARCQTPDGTEYPCIQFACNKRQPSKNWRVEARMAPHTCRECVLYRECNPCYAYTRGDTAHVRPWCAYTWARAVARIYHSLKERKTTWHS is encoded by the coding sequence ATGCGGACCTACCTCGTTTTCACGAATTTCGACTGTAACCTGCGGTGTTCTTATTGTTACCAGTGCAAAAAATGGAACGACGTATTCGACCCGGAACGGGCCTGCCGTTATGTTTCGAGCAGACTCCACGAGGACAACCCGCGTGACGAGGACATACTCGTCTACTGCATCGGCGGCGAAGCGCTATTGTACCCCGAAAAACTGGACGAGCTTTTCACGCGTCTTACGCCAGTTATCGAAGAGTTCCACTGCCGCCCGCAATTCAAAATACAGACTAACGGCACGCTGGTTTCGGGAGAGCGCCAGAAAGCGCTCATCGAAAAATACCGGGGCAATATCCGTTTCGGTTTCTCTATCGACGGATGTAAAGCGCGGCACGACAAAAATCGGTGCGGCAGCTTCGACGCTGCGGTCGCGGGGCTGAGAACTGCGCAGACGCTTCTCCCCAAAGAACGCTTTTCCGTCAAGGCGACATTCACGCCCGAAGACATCCCGGACTACGCCGAAAACGTCGTCTTCCTGCTCGGACTCGGCGTCGAGACGGTCGTTTCAAATTTCACGGTGCAGGATCCGATACCGATGGAACTCGCGCCCACCCTTGCGGAACAAATGTGTCTTGTCGTCGATTGGATGGAAGCGCATCCGGAATGCGCGATCTGGCAGGAGCTTCTCCCCCCTCCCGACCGCGTCGCACACGGCTGCGGCATAGGCGAAACGGCGCGCTGTCAAACGCCCGACGGCACAGAGTACCCGTGTATCCAGTTCGCCTGCAACAAAAGACAGCCGTCGAAAAACTGGCGGGTAGAAGCGCGCATGGCCCCGCACACGTGCCGCGAATGCGTGTTGTACCGCGAGTGCAACCCGTGCTACGCCTACACGCGTGGCGATACGGCTCACGTAAGGCCGTGGTGCGCGTACACATGGGCGCGCGCAGTGGCGCGCATATACCATTCATTGAA